In one Agrobacterium tumefaciens genomic region, the following are encoded:
- the genX gene encoding EF-P lysine aminoacylase GenX — MGSNNETMSPWWTPDVHADRRAFLLGRNAIQSAFRSHFACADFLEVDTATLQISPGNEAHLHAFATQGLTSAGDSAPLYLHTSPEFACKKLLAAGEERILCFAHVYRNRERGPLHHPEFTMLEWYRVGETYETLMTDSADLLGLAAETAKTKNFTYRGRSVDPFLEPERLSVAEAFERYAAIDLLATIGRNGETDERHLAESLTNAGIRVADDDTWADMFSRVIVERVEPELGFGRATILDEYPTCEAALARKSPDDARVAERFELYACGVELANAFGELTDAAEQRRRFEMEMAEKQRVYGETYPLDEDFLAALAIMPPASGIALGFDRLVMLATGAPRIDLVMWAPVAEYGR; from the coding sequence ATGGGCTCGAACAACGAGACAATGTCGCCATGGTGGACGCCCGATGTTCACGCAGACCGCCGCGCTTTCCTGCTTGGACGCAATGCGATCCAGTCGGCGTTTCGCAGCCATTTCGCGTGCGCCGATTTTCTCGAAGTCGACACCGCCACGCTGCAGATTTCCCCCGGCAACGAGGCACATCTGCACGCCTTCGCCACCCAGGGCCTGACATCAGCCGGCGACAGCGCTCCGCTCTATCTCCACACCTCGCCGGAATTTGCCTGCAAGAAGCTGCTCGCGGCCGGTGAAGAACGCATCCTCTGTTTCGCCCATGTTTACCGAAACCGGGAGAGAGGCCCCCTGCACCACCCGGAATTCACCATGCTGGAATGGTATCGGGTCGGTGAGACCTACGAGACCCTGATGACGGACAGCGCCGACCTTCTTGGGCTGGCCGCCGAGACCGCCAAGACGAAAAACTTTACCTATCGTGGCCGCAGCGTCGATCCGTTCCTCGAACCGGAACGCCTGAGCGTTGCCGAAGCCTTCGAGCGTTATGCGGCAATTGACCTTCTCGCGACCATCGGCCGGAACGGTGAAACGGACGAACGGCATCTCGCCGAAAGCCTCACCAATGCCGGCATTCGCGTCGCCGATGACGACACCTGGGCGGATATGTTCAGCCGCGTGATTGTCGAGCGGGTGGAGCCGGAACTGGGCTTTGGCCGGGCAACCATTCTTGACGAATATCCGACCTGCGAAGCGGCTCTTGCCCGCAAATCGCCTGATGATGCGCGGGTGGCGGAACGTTTCGAGCTTTATGCCTGCGGCGTGGAACTTGCCAATGCCTTCGGCGAATTGACCGACGCTGCCGAGCAGAGACGGCGTTTCGAAATGGAGATGGCCGAGAAGCAGCGGGTTTACGGCGAGACATATCCGCTGGACGAGGATTTTCTCGCAGCACTGGCGATCATGCCGCCGGCTAGCGGCATAGCACTCGGCTTCGACCGGCTGGTAATGCTGGCAACCGGGGCGCCCCGCATCGATCTCGTCATGTGGGCACCCGTCGCGGAATATGGTCGATGA
- a CDS encoding lysine-2,3-aminomutase-like protein, protein MTRLETIKTPEALLEAGLIKTEALESLRAVTQRYALAITPTMAGLVDSRDPQDPIARQFVPDAAELVHLPEERDDPIGDDAHSPVHGIVHRYPDRVLLKAVHVCPVYCRFCFRREMVGPQGNGMMSPEELDAAFDYIKANPAIWEVILTGGDPLVLSPRRLSDLMKRLKDIQHVKIVRFHTRVPVVDPDRIDGPLIEALKASGKTTYVALHANHARELGQEARSACARLIDAGIAMVSQTVLLKGVNDDPAVLADLMRAFVETRIKPYYLHHPDLAPGTSHFRLTIEEGQRIVSALRGHVSGLCQPTYVLDIPGGHGKATIGRNAAEKTRDGCYSVSDFNGNDHIYPPPASGGD, encoded by the coding sequence ATGACAAGACTTGAAACTATCAAGACACCTGAAGCGCTTCTCGAAGCCGGGCTTATCAAGACCGAGGCGCTCGAGAGCCTTCGTGCGGTCACGCAGCGTTACGCGCTCGCCATCACGCCAACAATGGCCGGACTGGTGGACAGCCGGGACCCGCAAGACCCCATTGCCCGGCAATTCGTGCCGGATGCCGCGGAACTCGTCCATCTCCCCGAGGAGCGGGACGATCCGATTGGCGATGATGCCCATAGTCCCGTCCATGGCATCGTTCACCGTTATCCCGACCGGGTTCTTTTAAAGGCAGTGCATGTCTGCCCCGTCTATTGCCGTTTCTGTTTCCGTCGCGAGATGGTTGGGCCGCAGGGCAACGGCATGATGAGCCCGGAAGAGCTGGACGCCGCATTCGACTATATAAAAGCCAACCCGGCCATCTGGGAGGTCATCCTCACCGGCGGCGATCCGCTGGTGCTCTCCCCGCGACGCCTTTCCGATCTGATGAAGCGGCTGAAAGACATACAGCACGTCAAGATCGTCCGCTTCCATACCCGCGTGCCGGTCGTCGATCCCGACCGCATCGACGGGCCACTGATCGAGGCGCTGAAGGCCAGCGGCAAGACCACCTATGTCGCCCTGCACGCCAATCACGCGCGCGAACTCGGGCAGGAAGCCCGAAGCGCCTGCGCACGGTTGATCGATGCCGGCATCGCCATGGTCAGCCAGACAGTGCTTCTGAAGGGCGTCAACGACGATCCGGCAGTTCTGGCCGATCTGATGCGTGCCTTTGTCGAAACCCGGATCAAACCCTATTACCTGCATCATCCCGATCTTGCGCCCGGAACCAGCCATTTCCGGCTGACGATCGAGGAGGGCCAGCGAATCGTTTCCGCCCTGCGCGGACATGTCTCCGGTCTATGCCAGCCGACCTATGTTCTCGACATACCGGGCGGCCACGGCAAGGCCACGATCGGCAGAAATGCGGCCGAAAAAACCCGCGATGGCTGTTATTCCGTCTCTGATTTCAACGGAAACGATCATATTTACCCACCGCCTGCATCTGGCGGCGATTAA
- a CDS encoding Lrp/AsnC family transcriptional regulator, which yields MKPIFVQLQCEPGKTYDVADAIYKTELVSELYSTSGEYDLLLKIYLPQEEDIGKFINQHIVNIPGIVRSLTTLTFTAF from the coding sequence GTGAAGCCCATTTTTGTTCAGCTTCAATGCGAGCCCGGCAAGACCTACGATGTCGCCGATGCCATCTATAAAACGGAACTGGTTTCCGAGCTTTATTCCACCAGCGGCGAATATGATCTGTTGCTGAAAATCTATCTTCCGCAGGAAGAGGATATCGGCAAGTTCATCAACCAGCACATCGTCAATATTCCGGGGATCGTTCGCTCGCTGACGACGCTGACATTCACCGCGTTCTGA